The following are encoded in a window of Nocardioides houyundeii genomic DNA:
- the topA gene encoding type I DNA topoisomerase — translation MVHKLVIVESPAKARTIGGYLGSGYVVESSIGHIRDLPQSAADTPAKIKDKSWGRLGVDVENGFEPYYVVPRDKKSHISKLKGLLKDADELFLATDEDREGEAIAWHLLDELKPKGIPVKRMVFHEITKPAILAAADNPREIDMDLVEAQEARRILDRLYGYEVSPVLWKKVMSGLSAGRVQSVATRLVVDRERLRMQFKQASYWDLEGTFDAGAEHAQRMFPARLHSIDAKRVARGSDFGPDGVLKSADSVVHLDRKAAETLVAGLYDTAYTVRSVESKPYKRSPYAPFRTTTLQQEAGRKLGMTASVAMSVAQRLYENGFITYMRTDSTTLSAGAIGAARDQVRELYGAEYLPDAPRTYTTKVKNAQEAHEAIRPAGESFRTPAQTGLTGDQFRLYELIWMRTVASQMKDAVGQSVSVRLGGAASTGEDVVFAASGRVITFHGFLKAYVEGLDDSDAKRDDQETRLPALVEGAGVSAASVTANGHETKPPSRYTEATLIKELEDREIGRPSTYASIIKTIIDRGYVYKKGTALVPAWIAFSVIRLLEEHFPRHISYEFTADMEDRLDEIAAGRKDRVSELAEFYYGSDRVDGLHPLVTGLGDIDARELATFPIGGPDSGVNLRVGRYGPYIEGPGDDGAPAGKRANVPDDLPPDELTMEKAQELLANPAGEEIELGVHPETGLKVVAKNGRYGPYVTELLGEDAPKSAKPRTGSLFKSMSLDTVTLDDAVKLLSLPRVVGTDADGVEITAQNGRYGPYLKKGTDSRTIESEEKLFTITLEEAEAIYAQPKARGRGAATPPLKELGNDPVSGQPVVVKAGRFGEYVTDGEYNATLRKEDTVDAITLERAAELLAERRERGPAKKAAKKGAKKAPAKKAPAKKAAAKKTAAKKTTAKTAAKKTTKAAAKKTTAAAADQA, via the coding sequence GTGGTACACAAGCTGGTCATCGTGGAGTCCCCCGCCAAGGCACGCACCATCGGTGGGTACCTCGGCTCCGGATACGTGGTCGAGTCCTCCATCGGTCACATCCGGGACCTGCCCCAGAGTGCCGCCGACACCCCGGCCAAGATCAAGGACAAGTCCTGGGGACGCCTGGGCGTCGACGTGGAGAACGGCTTCGAGCCCTACTACGTCGTGCCCCGCGACAAGAAGAGCCACATCAGCAAGCTCAAGGGCCTGCTCAAGGACGCCGACGAGCTCTTCCTGGCCACCGATGAGGACCGCGAGGGCGAGGCCATCGCGTGGCACCTCCTCGACGAGCTCAAGCCCAAGGGCATCCCGGTCAAGCGGATGGTCTTCCACGAGATCACCAAGCCGGCGATCCTGGCTGCGGCCGACAACCCCCGCGAGATCGACATGGACCTCGTGGAGGCCCAGGAGGCGCGGCGGATCCTGGACCGCCTCTACGGCTACGAGGTCTCCCCGGTGCTGTGGAAGAAGGTCATGTCCGGCCTCTCCGCCGGTCGGGTGCAGTCGGTGGCCACCCGGCTGGTCGTGGACCGCGAGCGGCTGCGGATGCAGTTCAAGCAGGCCTCCTACTGGGACCTCGAGGGCACCTTCGACGCCGGTGCGGAGCACGCGCAGCGGATGTTCCCCGCCCGGTTGCACTCCATCGACGCCAAGCGGGTCGCCCGCGGCTCCGACTTCGGCCCCGACGGCGTGCTCAAGTCCGCCGACTCCGTCGTCCACCTGGACCGCAAGGCGGCCGAGACGCTCGTCGCCGGCCTGTACGACACCGCGTACACCGTGCGCTCGGTGGAGTCCAAGCCCTACAAGCGCTCGCCGTACGCCCCGTTCCGCACCACCACCCTCCAGCAGGAGGCGGGGCGCAAGCTCGGGATGACCGCCTCGGTGGCGATGTCGGTGGCGCAGCGGCTGTACGAGAACGGCTTCATCACCTACATGCGTACCGACTCCACCACGCTGTCGGCCGGTGCCATCGGCGCGGCCCGGGACCAGGTCCGCGAGCTGTACGGCGCGGAGTACCTCCCCGACGCGCCCCGCACCTACACCACCAAGGTGAAGAACGCCCAGGAGGCGCACGAGGCGATCCGCCCCGCCGGCGAGTCCTTCCGCACCCCCGCCCAGACCGGGCTCACCGGCGACCAGTTCCGGCTCTACGAGCTGATCTGGATGCGCACCGTGGCCTCGCAGATGAAGGACGCGGTCGGCCAGTCCGTCTCGGTGCGCCTGGGTGGCGCCGCCTCGACCGGCGAGGACGTGGTCTTCGCCGCCAGTGGCCGGGTCATCACCTTCCACGGCTTCCTCAAGGCCTACGTCGAGGGCCTGGACGACTCCGACGCCAAGCGCGACGACCAGGAGACGCGGCTGCCCGCCCTGGTCGAGGGCGCCGGTGTCAGCGCCGCGTCGGTGACCGCCAACGGCCACGAGACCAAGCCTCCCTCGCGCTACACCGAGGCGACGCTGATCAAGGAGCTCGAGGACCGCGAGATCGGCCGCCCCTCGACTTACGCCTCGATCATCAAGACGATCATCGATCGCGGCTACGTCTACAAGAAGGGCACCGCCCTGGTGCCTGCCTGGATCGCCTTCTCGGTGATCCGGCTGCTGGAGGAGCACTTCCCGCGCCACATCTCCTACGAGTTCACCGCCGACATGGAGGACCGCCTCGACGAGATCGCCGCGGGCCGCAAGGACCGGGTCAGCGAGCTGGCCGAGTTCTACTACGGCTCGGACCGCGTCGACGGGCTGCACCCGCTGGTCACCGGGCTGGGCGACATCGACGCCCGCGAGCTGGCGACCTTCCCGATCGGCGGACCCGACTCCGGGGTCAACCTGCGGGTGGGCCGTTACGGGCCCTACATCGAGGGCCCGGGAGACGACGGTGCGCCGGCCGGCAAGCGGGCCAACGTGCCCGACGACCTGCCGCCCGACGAGCTGACCATGGAGAAGGCCCAGGAGCTCCTGGCCAACCCCGCGGGCGAGGAGATCGAGCTGGGCGTGCACCCGGAGACCGGGTTGAAGGTGGTGGCCAAGAACGGCCGCTACGGGCCCTACGTCACCGAGCTGCTGGGAGAGGACGCCCCGAAGTCGGCCAAGCCGCGCACCGGGTCGCTGTTCAAGTCGATGTCGCTGGACACCGTCACCCTCGACGACGCAGTGAAGCTGCTGTCCCTGCCCCGCGTGGTGGGCACCGACGCCGACGGCGTGGAGATCACCGCGCAGAACGGTCGCTACGGGCCCTACCTGAAGAAGGGCACCGACTCCCGCACCATCGAGTCGGAGGAGAAGCTGTTCACCATCACCCTGGAGGAGGCCGAGGCGATCTACGCCCAGCCCAAGGCCAGGGGCCGCGGCGCGGCGACGCCGCCGCTGAAGGAGCTGGGCAACGACCCGGTCTCGGGACAGCCGGTGGTGGTCAAGGCCGGTCGCTTCGGCGAGTACGTGACCGACGGGGAGTACAACGCCACCCTCCGCAAGGAGGACACGGTGGACGCGATCACCCTGGAGCGGGCCGCGGAGCTGCTCGCCGAGCGCCGCGAGCGCGGGCCCGCGAAGAAGGCGGCCAAGAAGGGTGCGAAGAAGGCGCCGGCCAAGAAGGCGCCCGCGAAGAAGGCCGCCGCCAAGAAGACGGCTGCCAAGAAGACCACGGCGAAGACGGCCGCCAAGAAGACCACGAAAGCCGCGGCGAAGAAGACCACGGCGGCAGCCGCCGACCAGGCCTGA
- a CDS encoding DUF7059 domain-containing protein has translation MQNKATSLARDLRSAVLAAGFTYDAVAELLGEQAHAALGRNETTPGLRVTRGGSPLETLTRLFLLQVPVSREQAERALGGLVDRMAVAGIVEQSVGEVAARLDVRPYATDDGDLWVVSDLTPGLDGSPNRVGTDHVLGISSASTSLAQLTVREPVGRSLDLGTGCGVQALHLARHSDTVVATDVNTRALWMTRFNAELNDVPPSASGADRIDVREGSFFEPVAGERFDLIATNPPFVISPATGERLVYRDSGLPGDRVVEDIVRRAPELLNDGGWCQVLANWVITRDRTWDERLAEWLSEDCAALVVQREVLDPASYVELWLKDAGLHGAADYARRYDTWLSWFDDQGIEGVGFGWINLHRSASVAGVRELLEWPYEVEQPIAPAIGEWARAQERLAAHGDLAEVRLRLRTDVRQETQGQPGAEDPETIVLRQQRGLRRARQVDTVEAAVVGACDGDLTVRQILDAVGALLEADPRELRRTYLPALTEMVAQGFLEV, from the coding sequence ATGCAGAACAAGGCCACGTCCCTGGCCAGGGACCTCCGCTCAGCCGTGCTCGCGGCCGGCTTCACCTACGACGCGGTCGCCGAGCTCCTCGGGGAACAGGCGCACGCGGCCCTGGGGCGCAACGAGACCACCCCGGGGCTGCGGGTCACCCGTGGCGGCTCCCCCCTGGAGACGCTGACCCGGCTCTTCCTGCTGCAGGTGCCGGTCTCCCGGGAGCAGGCCGAGCGGGCCCTGGGCGGGCTGGTCGACCGGATGGCGGTGGCAGGCATCGTCGAGCAGTCGGTCGGCGAGGTGGCGGCGCGGCTCGACGTACGCCCCTACGCCACCGACGACGGCGACCTCTGGGTCGTCAGCGACCTGACCCCCGGTCTGGACGGCAGCCCCAACCGGGTCGGCACCGACCACGTGCTGGGCATCAGCTCCGCGTCCACCTCGCTGGCCCAGCTGACCGTGCGCGAGCCGGTGGGCCGATCCCTGGACCTCGGCACCGGGTGCGGGGTCCAGGCGCTGCACCTGGCCCGGCACAGCGACACCGTGGTCGCCACCGACGTGAACACCCGGGCGCTGTGGATGACCCGGTTCAACGCCGAGCTCAACGACGTCCCTCCCAGCGCGAGCGGTGCGGACCGGATCGACGTACGGGAGGGCTCGTTCTTCGAGCCGGTGGCCGGCGAGCGCTTCGACCTGATCGCCACCAACCCGCCGTTCGTGATCTCGCCGGCGACCGGTGAGCGGCTGGTCTACCGCGACTCCGGGCTGCCCGGGGACCGCGTGGTCGAGGACATCGTGCGCCGGGCGCCGGAGCTGCTCAACGACGGCGGCTGGTGCCAGGTGCTGGCCAACTGGGTCATCACCCGCGACCGCACCTGGGACGAGCGCCTGGCTGAGTGGCTCAGCGAGGACTGCGCGGCGCTGGTGGTCCAGCGGGAGGTGCTGGACCCCGCCTCGTACGTCGAGCTGTGGCTCAAGGACGCCGGGCTGCACGGGGCGGCGGACTACGCCCGCCGCTACGACACCTGGCTGTCGTGGTTCGACGACCAGGGCATCGAGGGTGTGGGCTTCGGCTGGATCAACCTTCATCGGTCGGCGAGCGTGGCCGGGGTGCGGGAGCTGCTCGAGTGGCCCTACGAGGTGGAGCAGCCGATCGCCCCGGCGATCGGGGAGTGGGCCCGGGCGCAGGAGCGGCTCGCGGCCCACGGCGACCTGGCCGAGGTCCGCCTGAGGCTGCGCACCGACGTACGGCAGGAGACCCAGGGCCAGCCGGGGGCCGAGGACCCGGAGACGATCGTGCTGCGTCAGCAGCGTGGGCTGCGCCGGGCCCGACAGGTCGACACCGTCGAGGCGGCGGTCGTCGGCGCCTGCGACGGCGACCTCACCGTGCGGCAGATCCTGGACGCCGTCGGCGCGCTGCTGGAGGCCGACCCCCGCGAGCTGCGCCGGACCTACCTGCCGGCCCTGACCGAGATGGTGGCGCAGGGGTTCCTGGAGGTCTGA
- a CDS encoding sodium-translocating pyrophosphatase yields MLGTVPFLAEPELSGGNLTLVVVVLAIALAALAMAAVFRRQVLSAGEGTAAMRAIAQAVQEGANAYLTRQFRTLAVFAVIAFLALLALPADDMSVRVGRSIFFLLGAGFSAAIGYLGMSLAVRANLRVAAAADNEGRETAMTIGFRTGAFVGMATVGLGLLGASSVVLIFRDEAPHVLEGFGFGAALLAMFMRVGGGIFTKAADVGADLVGKVEQGIPEDDPRNAATIADNVGDNVGDCAGMAADLFESYAVTLVAALILGSQAFGDQGLVYPLLIPAIGALTAVLGVYITRPRAGENGLATINRAFYVSASVGAVASVVLSYLYLPSSFGELSNATGTDIAGASGDPRLIASAAVVIGIVMAAGILALTGYYTGTEHRPVKDVGKTSMTGAATVILSGLSVGFESAVYTTLVIGTAVFGAYLLGGATLTVSLFAVALAGCGLLTTVGVIVAMDTFGPVSDNAQGIAEMSGDVSPEGAQILTELDAVGNTTKAITKGIAIATAVLAATALFGSYATSVADALVEARPTLDEQNLLSFAVYNPAVLVGVLLGAAVVFLFSGLAINAVGRAAGAVVYEVRRQFREIPGIMEGTARPEYGKVVDIVTRDSLRELVTPGLLAVLAPVAVGFGLGVTALAGFLAGAIGTGTLMAVFLANAGGAWDNAKKLVEDGHHGGKGSPAHEATVIGDTVGDPFKDTAGPAINPLIKVMNLVSLLIASAVVSLSVGEDQNDVARIAIALVAVAVIAVAVVISGRREIAISDDGDDTGSSAFAPHHTA; encoded by the coding sequence ATGCTCGGGACCGTTCCTTTCCTCGCTGAGCCGGAGCTCTCCGGCGGCAACCTCACCCTGGTCGTCGTGGTGCTCGCGATCGCACTGGCCGCGCTCGCCATGGCCGCGGTGTTCCGCAGGCAGGTGCTGTCCGCCGGCGAGGGCACCGCCGCGATGCGCGCGATCGCCCAGGCGGTCCAGGAGGGCGCGAACGCCTACCTGACCCGGCAGTTCCGGACCCTGGCGGTCTTCGCCGTCATCGCCTTCCTGGCCCTGCTCGCCCTGCCCGCGGACGACATGTCGGTGCGGGTGGGCAGGTCGATCTTCTTCCTGCTGGGTGCGGGGTTCTCAGCAGCCATCGGGTATCTCGGCATGTCGCTCGCGGTCCGCGCCAACCTCCGGGTCGCTGCGGCCGCCGACAACGAGGGTCGCGAGACCGCGATGACCATCGGCTTCCGGACCGGCGCATTCGTGGGCATGGCCACGGTGGGCCTCGGCCTGCTCGGCGCCAGCTCGGTGGTGCTGATCTTCCGTGACGAGGCGCCCCACGTGCTGGAGGGGTTCGGCTTCGGTGCCGCCCTGCTGGCGATGTTCATGAGGGTCGGCGGCGGCATCTTCACCAAGGCCGCCGACGTCGGGGCAGACCTGGTCGGCAAGGTCGAGCAGGGCATTCCCGAGGACGACCCGCGCAACGCCGCCACGATCGCCGACAACGTGGGCGACAACGTCGGTGACTGCGCCGGCATGGCCGCCGACCTCTTCGAGTCGTACGCCGTGACCCTGGTGGCCGCGCTCATCCTGGGGTCCCAGGCGTTCGGTGACCAGGGCCTGGTCTACCCGCTGCTGATCCCCGCGATCGGTGCGCTGACCGCGGTGCTCGGTGTCTACATCACCCGCCCCCGCGCCGGCGAGAACGGCCTCGCCACCATCAACCGCGCCTTCTACGTCTCCGCCTCCGTGGGCGCGGTCGCGTCGGTGGTCCTGTCCTACCTCTACCTGCCCAGCAGCTTCGGCGAGCTGAGCAACGCCACCGGCACGGACATCGCCGGGGCCTCGGGCGACCCTCGGCTGATCGCCTCCGCGGCGGTGGTCATCGGCATCGTGATGGCGGCCGGCATCCTGGCCCTCACCGGCTACTACACCGGCACCGAGCACCGTCCCGTCAAGGACGTCGGCAAGACCTCGATGACCGGCGCGGCCACCGTCATCCTGTCCGGCCTCTCGGTGGGCTTCGAGTCCGCGGTCTACACCACCCTGGTGATCGGCACGGCCGTCTTCGGGGCCTACCTCCTCGGTGGGGCCACCCTGACCGTCTCGCTGTTCGCGGTCGCACTGGCCGGCTGCGGACTCCTCACCACGGTCGGGGTGATCGTCGCGATGGACACCTTCGGTCCCGTCTCCGACAACGCCCAGGGCATCGCGGAGATGTCGGGCGACGTCAGCCCCGAGGGCGCCCAGATCCTCACCGAGCTGGACGCGGTGGGCAACACCACCAAGGCCATCACCAAGGGGATCGCCATCGCCACCGCGGTGCTGGCGGCGACCGCGCTGTTCGGCTCCTACGCCACCTCGGTGGCCGACGCGCTGGTCGAGGCCAGGCCGACGCTGGACGAGCAGAACCTGCTCAGCTTCGCGGTGTACAACCCGGCGGTCCTGGTCGGGGTGCTGCTGGGAGCCGCGGTGGTCTTCCTGTTCTCCGGGCTGGCGATCAACGCCGTCGGCCGGGCCGCCGGCGCGGTGGTCTACGAGGTGCGCCGCCAGTTCCGCGAGATCCCCGGGATCATGGAGGGCACCGCCCGCCCGGAGTACGGCAAGGTCGTGGACATCGTGACCCGCGACTCCCTGCGGGAGCTGGTCACCCCTGGTCTCCTCGCGGTGCTTGCCCCGGTGGCGGTGGGCTTCGGGCTCGGCGTCACCGCGCTCGCCGGGTTCCTGGCCGGCGCGATCGGCACGGGCACGCTGATGGCGGTCTTCCTGGCCAACGCCGGCGGCGCCTGGGACAACGCCAAGAAGCTGGTCGAGGACGGTCACCACGGCGGCAAGGGCTCCCCGGCCCACGAGGCGACCGTCATCGGCGACACCGTCGGCGACCCGTTCAAGGACACCGCCGGTCCGGCCATCAACCCGCTGATCAAGGTGATGAACCTGGTCTCGCTGCTGATCGCCAGCGCCGTGGTCTCCCTGAGCGTGGGGGAGGACCAGAACGACGTCGCCCGCATCGCCATCGCCCTGGTCGCCGTCGCCGTCATCGCGGTCGCGGTGGTGATCTCGGGACGTCGCGAGATCGCCATCAGCGACGACGGGGACGACACCGGATCCTCGGCCTTCGCCCCGCACCACACCGCCTGA
- a CDS encoding STAS domain-containing protein, with protein sequence MDLTLVTRDVDGKTVVAVGGEIDVYTAPKLRDKITELVAAGVYDIVIDLADVEFLDSTGLGVLVGGLKKVRAHDGSLALVCHQDRLLKIFRITGLAKVFAIHDDQQSALAG encoded by the coding sequence GTGGACCTGACTCTTGTGACGCGCGATGTGGACGGCAAGACCGTCGTCGCGGTCGGGGGCGAGATCGACGTCTACACCGCCCCCAAGCTGCGGGACAAGATCACCGAGCTCGTCGCGGCCGGTGTCTACGACATCGTCATCGACCTGGCAGACGTGGAGTTCCTGGACTCCACCGGTCTCGGTGTGCTGGTGGGCGGCCTGAAGAAGGTCCGTGCCCACGACGGCTCGCTGGCGCTGGTGTGCCACCAGGACCGACTGCTGAAGATCTTCCGGATCACCGGCCTGGCCAAGGTCTTCGCGATCCACGACGACCAGCAGAGCGCCCTCGCCGGCTGA
- a CDS encoding DEAD/DEAH box helicase, protein MTVTTTGLASTAASHMGEVVSRLGHVPGREDRLRHVQALPRREAVFEEWPDWTHPVVRAAYERRGITTPWRHQVAAADAVWTGQHVVLATGTASGKSLAYQLPALSRVLARRGSRDERGAGVLYLSPTKALANDQLTGILALDTGVRATTHDGDSTREMRDWARDHAEYVLTNPDMLHRSLLPAHQRWARFLAKLEIVVIDECHHYRGVFGAHVAHVLRRLRRVCALYGASPTFVLLSATVAEPEEAARRLTGLDVLPMTADHSPRGEVSVALWEPPLTSFTGENGAPVRRAASSETADLLADLVAEGVRTLAFIRSRRGAEQVAVRTADLLAKVDPSLPSRVAAYRGGYLPEERRALESSLRRGDLIGLAATNALELGIDIRGLDAVLLAGFPGTRAAMWQQIGRAGRDGQDALAVLVARDDPLDTYLVSHPQMLLGAPVEATVFDPDNHYVLAPHLCAAAHESPLTEADLPLFGPQARIAVDGLTAAGMLRRRPHGWFWTDRRRPSDLTDIRSTGGQAFQLVEEESGRVVGTVDASSAHGTAHPGAVYLHRGETWLVSELDLDEHVAMIGRAHVDYSTSARETTEISVVSEREHQRWGDCRLVLGEVDVTHQVVSFLKRRQPSGEVMAEEPLDLPPRSLRTTAVWWSVPDHALEAAGLATAELPGAAHAAEHCSIGLLPLFATCDRWDIGGVSTARHPDTGVLTVFVHDGHPGGAGFAERGFHAARAWLTATRDTIAACECLEGCPSCIQSPSAATRTTPWTRPVPCGCWSSFSESRTASRFYSWCFSVWSSSPSVSWPSCPPPSSARATQSCSAWTSAPWPSSWWASPQAPA, encoded by the coding sequence GTGACAGTCACAACCACCGGCCTCGCGTCGACCGCGGCCTCGCACATGGGCGAGGTCGTCTCGCGCCTTGGGCACGTGCCGGGCCGGGAGGACAGGCTGCGCCACGTGCAGGCGCTGCCCCGGCGGGAGGCCGTCTTCGAGGAGTGGCCCGACTGGACTCACCCGGTGGTTCGGGCGGCCTACGAGCGTCGCGGGATCACCACTCCCTGGCGTCACCAGGTGGCCGCCGCCGACGCGGTGTGGACCGGACAGCACGTCGTGCTTGCGACGGGCACCGCCTCGGGCAAGTCGCTGGCCTACCAGCTGCCCGCGCTCTCCCGGGTGCTGGCGCGGCGCGGCTCCCGCGACGAACGGGGCGCCGGGGTGCTCTACCTCTCCCCCACCAAGGCCCTGGCCAACGACCAGCTGACCGGGATTCTCGCCCTCGACACCGGGGTCCGCGCCACCACGCACGACGGCGACAGCACCCGGGAGATGCGCGACTGGGCCCGCGACCACGCCGAGTACGTCCTGACCAACCCGGACATGCTGCACCGCTCGCTGCTTCCTGCTCACCAGCGCTGGGCCCGGTTCCTGGCCAAGCTGGAGATCGTGGTGATCGACGAGTGCCACCACTACCGGGGGGTGTTCGGGGCGCACGTCGCCCACGTGCTGCGCCGGCTCCGCCGCGTGTGCGCGCTGTACGGCGCGTCGCCGACCTTCGTGCTGCTCTCCGCGACGGTGGCCGAGCCGGAGGAGGCTGCCCGACGGCTGACCGGTCTGGACGTGCTGCCGATGACCGCGGACCACTCCCCGCGCGGCGAGGTGTCGGTGGCGCTGTGGGAGCCGCCGCTGACCTCCTTCACCGGCGAGAACGGCGCCCCGGTACGCCGTGCCGCGTCCTCGGAGACCGCCGACCTGCTCGCCGACCTGGTGGCGGAGGGAGTGCGCACCCTGGCGTTCATCCGGTCCCGGCGCGGCGCCGAGCAGGTGGCGGTGCGGACCGCGGACCTCCTGGCCAAGGTGGACCCGTCGCTCCCCAGCCGGGTGGCCGCCTATCGCGGCGGCTACCTGCCCGAGGAGCGCCGGGCACTGGAGTCGTCGCTGCGCCGGGGCGACCTGATCGGTCTCGCCGCCACGAACGCCCTGGAGCTGGGGATCGACATCCGCGGGCTGGACGCGGTGCTGCTGGCGGGGTTCCCCGGGACCCGTGCCGCGATGTGGCAGCAGATCGGCCGGGCCGGGCGCGACGGGCAGGACGCGCTCGCGGTGCTGGTCGCCCGTGACGACCCCCTGGACACCTACCTCGTCTCGCACCCGCAGATGCTGCTCGGCGCACCGGTGGAGGCGACGGTCTTCGACCCCGACAACCACTACGTGCTGGCGCCCCACCTGTGCGCGGCGGCCCACGAGTCGCCGCTGACCGAGGCCGACCTGCCCCTCTTCGGGCCGCAGGCCCGGATCGCGGTCGACGGGCTGACCGCTGCCGGCATGCTCCGGCGCCGGCCCCACGGCTGGTTCTGGACCGACCGGAGGAGACCCAGCGACCTCACCGACATCCGATCGACCGGGGGCCAGGCCTTCCAGCTGGTCGAGGAGGAGAGCGGGCGGGTGGTCGGCACGGTGGACGCGAGCAGCGCGCACGGCACGGCGCACCCCGGCGCCGTCTACCTGCACCGGGGCGAGACCTGGTTGGTCTCCGAGCTGGACCTGGACGAGCACGTCGCGATGATCGGACGGGCCCACGTCGACTACTCCACCTCCGCCCGGGAGACGACCGAGATCAGCGTCGTCTCGGAACGGGAGCACCAGCGCTGGGGCGACTGCCGCCTGGTCCTGGGCGAGGTGGACGTCACCCACCAGGTGGTCTCGTTCCTCAAACGACGCCAACCCAGCGGCGAGGTGATGGCGGAGGAGCCGCTGGACCTGCCCCCACGGAGCTTGCGCACCACCGCGGTGTGGTGGAGCGTGCCCGACCACGCGCTGGAGGCCGCGGGACTGGCGACCGCCGAGCTGCCCGGTGCGGCCCACGCCGCCGAGCACTGCTCCATCGGCCTGCTCCCGCTCTTCGCCACCTGCGACCGGTGGGACATCGGCGGCGTCTCCACCGCACGCCACCCCGACACCGGGGTGCTCACCGTCTTCGTGCACGACGGCCACCCCGGCGGCGCCGGTTTCGCTGAGCGAGGGTTCCACGCCGCCCGCGCCTGGCTGACCGCGACCCGCGACACAATCGCGGCCTGCGAGTGCCTCGAGGGGTGCCCCTCGTGCATCCAGTCCCCAAGTGCGGCAACCAGAACAACCCCCTGGACAAGGCCGGTGCCCTGCGGCTGCTGGAGCTCCTTCTCGGAGAGCCGCACCGCGAGTAGGTTCTACTCATGGTGCTTCTCGGTCTGGTCTTCGTCGCCGTCGGTGTCCTGGCCATCCTGTCCGCCACCTTCGTCAGCGAGGGCAACGCAGAGCTGCTCGGCATGGACCTCAGCGCCCTGGCCATCTTCCTGGTGGGCGTCGCCGCAGGCGCCTGCGTGA
- a CDS encoding TadE family protein, whose translation MRRRCERGAVTAELALGLPLLTALTVGLVWLLAVAMAQVRTVDAARETARAMARGDSEAAAVAAGHAVAPGGSRIVVSRSDSHVVVRVQGRLAGPGGLFARLPGARLEAEAVTLTEAP comes from the coding sequence GTGAGACGGCGCTGCGAACGTGGCGCGGTCACCGCCGAGCTCGCCCTGGGGCTGCCTCTCCTGACGGCGCTCACGGTCGGTCTGGTCTGGTTGCTGGCGGTGGCCATGGCCCAGGTCCGCACCGTGGATGCCGCCCGGGAGACCGCGCGCGCGATGGCGCGCGGCGACTCCGAGGCCGCCGCGGTGGCGGCCGGTCACGCCGTGGCTCCGGGCGGGTCCCGGATCGTCGTCTCGCGCAGCGACAGCCACGTGGTGGTCCGGGTCCAGGGACGCCTGGCGGGCCCCGGGGGTCTGTTCGCCCGACTGCCCGGAGCCCGGCTGGAGGCGGAGGCGGTCACCTTGACCGAGGCGCCGTGA
- a CDS encoding DUF4244 domain-containing protein has translation MNRFHDEQGSTDEQGITTAEYAVGTAAGAGLAGVLYKLVTGGFGDKLLKTLFDHVLSLLGIG, from the coding sequence ATGAACAGGTTCCACGACGAGCAGGGCAGCACCGACGAGCAGGGCATCACCACGGCGGAGTACGCCGTCGGCACGGCGGCGGGCGCCGGGCTCGCGGGGGTGCTCTACAAGCTGGTCACCGGCGGGTTCGGTGACAAGCTCCTCAAGACCCTCTTCGACCACGTCCTGTCGTTGCTGGGCATCGGGTGA
- a CDS encoding DUF1330 domain-containing protein, whose translation MVDPTPHDLQQFLDEAPDRPFAMLNLLRYAEGGRELYTDYLRRAESFVEAAGARVLFFGKGLPALVPDRERSWDAVMLVWYPSPAAFCAMAEDEAYAEVAQLRSRALSEAVLQPTTVIAVDRPD comes from the coding sequence ATGGTTGACCCCACCCCGCACGACCTGCAGCAGTTCCTGGACGAGGCGCCCGACCGGCCCTTCGCGATGCTCAACCTCCTCCGGTACGCCGAGGGCGGACGGGAGCTCTACACCGACTACCTCCGCCGTGCCGAGTCTTTCGTCGAGGCGGCGGGAGCGCGGGTGCTGTTCTTCGGCAAGGGCCTGCCGGCCCTCGTCCCGGACCGGGAGAGGTCCTGGGACGCGGTGATGCTGGTCTGGTACCCCTCGCCCGCGGCGTTCTGCGCGATGGCCGAGGACGAGGCGTACGCCGAGGTCGCCCAACTGCGGTCCCGGGCGCTGAGCGAGGCGGTGCTCCAGCCCACCACGGTCATCGCCGTGGACCGCCCGGACTGA